A DNA window from Bdellovibrio sp. BCCA contains the following coding sequences:
- a CDS encoding pentapeptide repeat-containing protein, with the protein MNFPKANFSGANLQKSSFQSSLLTGASFANANLEKADFRNAKNYFIDPRFVKMKEAQFSFPEAIVLLQALGVLVEF; encoded by the coding sequence GTGAACTTCCCAAAGGCGAACTTTTCTGGCGCCAACCTGCAAAAATCCAGCTTTCAGTCATCACTGCTTACGGGGGCTTCTTTTGCAAACGCCAATTTAGAAAAAGCCGACTTCAGAAACGCAAAAAATTATTTTATCGATCCGCGCTTCGTAAAAATGAAAGAAGCGCAGTTTTCGTTTCCAGAAGCTATTGTTCTCTTGCAGGCTCTAGGTGTCCTGGTGGAGTTCTAG
- a CDS encoding type II secretion system protein, with translation MNVSARRACLLLNQNGMSLVELLVSVGIMAIIMAGFASMQVQQQRESRAITEKLASMDFEKLLQSAMMDGTTCKFILNNPTALTFNSTALSPTTPQYVTPSRPLYAQVNGATPGPVVAQLNQPLSGNSSLVPNLIRLKIESGSGGTYIGRWEVHFDSDRLVRALKPVTVSTVLTVDNSNPSAARIMNCLGEHVPQFANVTYHPFCATPSGGLLLKSLQANRICTLTATDDDVGSTAVAAGDYKCRVQADGTSWRGYAPMGCGQVACVAVCFDLQ, from the coding sequence ATGAACGTGTCTGCTCGTCGAGCTTGTCTCTTGTTGAATCAAAATGGGATGTCTTTAGTTGAACTTTTAGTGAGCGTTGGAATCATGGCGATCATTATGGCCGGATTTGCTTCGATGCAGGTGCAACAACAACGGGAAAGTCGTGCGATTACTGAAAAGCTAGCTTCCATGGATTTTGAAAAACTCCTGCAGTCGGCGATGATGGATGGAACCACCTGTAAGTTCATTTTGAATAATCCAACGGCTTTGACATTCAATTCAACGGCATTGTCACCAACAACTCCACAATATGTAACTCCTTCGCGTCCTCTTTATGCACAAGTAAATGGAGCGACTCCAGGTCCCGTAGTCGCACAATTAAATCAACCTCTCTCTGGCAATTCATCGCTGGTTCCTAATCTGATTCGTCTCAAAATTGAAAGCGGAAGTGGTGGCACCTACATTGGTCGTTGGGAAGTGCATTTTGATTCCGACCGTTTGGTGCGCGCGCTGAAACCCGTCACGGTTTCAACAGTGCTGACGGTGGATAACAGCAATCCTTCCGCCGCGCGAATTATGAATTGTCTTGGTGAACACGTTCCACAGTTTGCAAACGTCACTTATCATCCTTTTTGTGCGACACCGTCGGGTGGTCTTCTTTTAAAGTCGTTGCAGGCCAATCGAATTTGCACATTGACGGCGACAGACGATGATGTGGGGTCAACGGCTGTGGCCGCAGGAGATTACAAATGTCGAGTCCAGGCAGATGGGACTTCATGGCGTGGTTATGCTCCCATGGGATGTGGGCAGGTCGCGTGCGTTGCTGTTTGTTTTGATTTACAATAA